In Polaribacter sp. L3A8, a genomic segment contains:
- a CDS encoding fumarylacetoacetate hydrolase family protein, which translates to MKCASYNINGTTTYGSVVEENNQIFLTDIGKTEGHDLRYWIENDAMSQLKDIAKKTKTRYSEKEIEYLPPILSAEKIACIGVNYANRNAEYKDNSDLPKYPSLFLRYLDSFTGHGKNLVRPPESHQLDYEGEIVIIIGKGGRRIKEEDALGHIAGLTLMNEGTLRDWVRHAKFNVTQGKNFEKSGSIGPWMMTADEVPDYTNLDIQTRVNGEIRQNDNTKRLMFPFAFIISYLSTFMTLKPGDMISTGTPNGAGARFDPPIYLKPGDIVEVEAAGIGVLSNGIEDEVI; encoded by the coding sequence CTTATGGTTCTGTAGTTGAAGAAAATAATCAAATTTTTCTAACTGATATTGGAAAAACAGAAGGGCACGATTTACGTTATTGGATTGAAAACGATGCTATGAGCCAATTAAAAGATATAGCAAAAAAAACTAAAACACGTTATTCAGAAAAAGAAATAGAATATTTGCCACCTATACTTTCTGCAGAAAAAATTGCCTGTATTGGTGTAAATTATGCCAATAGAAATGCAGAATATAAAGACAATTCAGACTTACCAAAGTACCCAAGTTTATTTCTACGTTATTTAGATTCGTTTACAGGACATGGTAAAAACCTTGTTAGACCACCAGAATCACATCAATTAGATTATGAAGGCGAAATAGTTATTATTATTGGTAAAGGCGGAAGACGTATTAAAGAAGAAGATGCACTAGGTCATATTGCAGGACTTACATTAATGAACGAGGGCACCTTGCGAGATTGGGTGCGACACGCAAAATTTAATGTAACACAAGGAAAGAATTTTGAAAAATCGGGTTCTATTGGACCGTGGATGATGACAGCAGATGAGGTGCCAGATTATACCAATCTAGATATTCAAACACGAGTAAACGGAGAAATAAGACAAAATGATAACACAAAAAGATTAATGTTTCCTTTTGCATTTATCATATCGTATTTAAGCACTTTTATGACTTTAAAACCAGGAGATATGATTTCTACAGGAACACCAAATGGAGCTGGTGCAAGATTTGATCCGCCTATATATTTAAAACCAGGAGATATTGTTGAGGTAGAAGCCGCAGGAATTGGTGTTTTAAGTAATGGTATTGAAGATGAAGTTATTTAA